In one window of Puniceicoccaceae bacterium DNA:
- the pdxA gene encoding 4-hydroxythreonine-4-phosphate dehydrogenase PdxA, protein MTAKIAITMGDPAGIGPELIERLLQEQPQWREQVCVIGLRNWVSRLEQSLGVTVESTGGPEQCTPGHPDVGGAQAALEAMQRAASGCREGRYRAVVTGPISKHECRKAGMTQPGQTEFFAEQWGGEPTMAFVAPTLTVSLATWHVPLMDLPNWLTPATLERCVRHTAELMLRLGVSRPRIAVCGLNPHAGEQGQIGREEVEWINPLIARLQANLARIELSGCHPADTVFYRHVSGEFDAVVALYHDQALAPVKTVAFHEAVNVTLGLPHVRTSPDHGTAFGIAGKGVARPLSLQRALELADRLTRQVV, encoded by the coding sequence ATGACGGCGAAAATTGCGATCACAATGGGAGATCCGGCCGGAATCGGACCGGAGCTGATCGAACGCCTGTTGCAGGAACAGCCGCAATGGCGGGAGCAGGTGTGCGTGATCGGCCTGAGGAATTGGGTCAGCAGACTCGAGCAATCGCTTGGCGTCACGGTGGAATCCACAGGCGGACCCGAACAGTGCACTCCTGGACATCCTGATGTGGGTGGAGCGCAGGCGGCGCTTGAGGCGATGCAGCGCGCCGCCTCAGGCTGCAGGGAGGGGCGTTACCGTGCGGTGGTGACGGGTCCCATCAGCAAGCATGAGTGTCGAAAGGCAGGCATGACACAGCCGGGGCAGACGGAGTTTTTTGCAGAGCAGTGGGGCGGCGAACCCACCATGGCTTTTGTGGCACCAACCCTGACGGTGTCACTGGCAACCTGGCACGTACCCCTGATGGACCTGCCGAACTGGTTGACTCCGGCGACACTCGAGCGCTGTGTGAGGCACACGGCAGAACTGATGCTTCGGTTGGGTGTGAGTCGACCACGCATCGCAGTATGCGGACTCAATCCTCATGCAGGGGAGCAGGGGCAGATTGGCCGGGAGGAAGTCGAGTGGATCAATCCCCTGATTGCACGGTTGCAGGCGAATCTTGCGCGGATCGAACTGAGCGGATGCCATCCAGCAGATACTGTCTTTTATCGTCACGTGAGCGGGGAATTTGATGCGGTCGTGGCACTGTATCACGACCAGGCGCTCGCTCCTGTGAAAACGGTTGCCTTTCATGAGGCGGTGAATGTCACTCTGGGCCTGCCGCATGTGCGGACGAGTCCGGATCATGGAACTGCCTTTGGCATTGCGGGCAAAGGTGTGGCTCGCCCCCTGAGCTTGCAGCGTGCCCTTGAACTTGCGGACCGTCTAACTCGTCAGGTGGTGTAA
- the lpxA gene encoding acyl-ACP--UDP-N-acetylglucosamine O-acyltransferase has product MRKPDALGGMAIHPTAIVDPTATLGNDVSIGPYSIVEADVVIGEGTRLANNVRICRWTRLGAKCRIESNAVIGGDPQYVGWDCSQQTGVLIGDRCTLREAATVHRSIYEGKNTVIGNDVYLMVNAHVAHDCVLGDRVVLTNNAMIAGHAEIGANAYIGGGAAVHQFVRVGEGSMTGGVSRIVQDVAPYLIVAERGEVHGLNLVGLKRRGTSREVIKELKELFHLLLDTPGNIKNQAAEILEQRGASLSEQGRCFVEFFQTGKRGFSGLERKSGKSGTADS; this is encoded by the coding sequence ATGCGCAAACCTGATGCACTGGGAGGCATGGCAATTCATCCGACTGCGATTGTGGATCCAACGGCAACTCTCGGGAACGACGTAAGCATCGGCCCCTATTCGATTGTGGAGGCGGATGTTGTGATCGGAGAGGGAACTCGCCTGGCGAACAACGTGCGCATCTGCCGCTGGACCCGGCTCGGTGCAAAATGCCGGATCGAATCCAACGCAGTGATCGGAGGCGATCCCCAGTACGTCGGCTGGGATTGCAGCCAACAAACCGGGGTGCTGATCGGCGACCGCTGCACATTGCGGGAAGCTGCAACGGTGCATCGTTCGATCTATGAAGGCAAAAACACTGTGATCGGCAATGACGTGTATTTGATGGTCAATGCGCATGTGGCACACGACTGTGTGCTGGGAGACCGGGTGGTTCTTACAAACAATGCGATGATTGCAGGCCATGCGGAAATCGGAGCAAACGCCTACATCGGCGGCGGTGCGGCCGTGCACCAATTTGTCCGCGTGGGTGAAGGGTCGATGACGGGAGGAGTTTCCCGCATTGTGCAGGATGTTGCTCCCTATCTGATTGTTGCTGAGCGTGGGGAAGTGCACGGACTGAATCTGGTTGGACTCAAGCGCCGGGGCACGAGTCGGGAGGTGATCAAGGAACTGAAAGAATTGTTCCACCTGCTGCTGGATACTCCGGGAAACATCAAAAACCAGGCGGCAGAGATCCTGGAACAACGGGGCGCATCGCTCTCGGAGCAAGGACGCTGCTTTGTGGAATTTTTCCAGACCGGAAAGCGCGGGTTTTCAGGACTGGAACGCAAGAGCGGAAAATCCGGCACTGCGGATAGCTGA
- the rpsA gene encoding 30S ribosomal protein S1, whose translation MEELLAESNIQPLVEGTIIPGTITEIRQSEVIVDIGAKSEGAIPHVEFIDVGELEVGSQIEVFLEKIEDKDGNPVVSFDKAEQKKNWENILAKCEEGSVVQGRVKAKVKGGLMISIGVDSFLPSSQIDIQPPKNLDQYVGQTYDFKVLKINQERRNIVVSRRELIEEQRAEKRRTLLEEVKPGDRRRGIVKNTTDYGAFIDLDGLDGLLHITDMSWGRISHPSEMVKTGEEIEVMIIEVDREKERVSLGLKQLNANPWEKIEEKYPVGGRITGKVVNLVQYGAFIEIEEGVEGLVHVTEMSWTKRINKPSEVLKIGEEVDAVVLGIQKDEQKISLGLRQLEENPWDMARHNYPVGARVRGQVRNLTSYGAFVELEEGIDGMVHVSDMSWTRKINHPSEMLKKGDEVDAIVLDVDAANQRISLGMKQVTDDPWLSIEKYFKMGDVVEGQITKITSYGFFVQLSHDIDGLVHISQISEDRIEKIKEHHNVGDTVNARVIKIDRDDRRIGLSIKAANYDSDQLAAEAAAYDSLKGDSELASLGDIMDELDK comes from the coding sequence ATGGAAGAGCTGCTCGCTGAGAGCAACATTCAACCCCTCGTAGAGGGTACTATCATCCCCGGAACCATCACCGAAATCCGACAAAGCGAGGTCATCGTTGACATTGGAGCCAAGTCTGAAGGTGCCATCCCGCACGTCGAATTCATCGATGTAGGAGAATTGGAAGTCGGATCGCAGATCGAGGTTTTCCTCGAAAAGATCGAGGACAAGGACGGAAACCCTGTGGTTTCTTTCGACAAGGCCGAGCAGAAGAAGAATTGGGAAAACATCCTTGCCAAGTGTGAGGAAGGCTCGGTTGTTCAGGGTCGCGTGAAGGCCAAGGTCAAGGGCGGACTGATGATCAGCATCGGTGTGGATTCTTTCCTGCCGTCGTCGCAGATCGACATCCAGCCCCCGAAGAATCTGGACCAGTATGTGGGCCAGACCTACGACTTTAAGGTGCTCAAGATCAATCAGGAGCGCCGCAACATTGTGGTATCCCGCCGCGAGCTGATCGAAGAACAGCGCGCTGAGAAGCGCCGCACCCTGCTTGAGGAAGTCAAGCCAGGTGATCGCCGCCGGGGTATCGTCAAGAATACCACCGACTACGGTGCCTTCATCGACCTCGACGGTCTCGACGGTCTGCTTCACATCACGGACATGAGCTGGGGCCGCATCTCGCACCCGAGTGAGATGGTGAAGACCGGTGAAGAAATCGAAGTGATGATCATCGAAGTGGATCGTGAAAAGGAGCGGGTGTCTCTCGGACTCAAACAGCTCAACGCGAATCCCTGGGAGAAGATCGAAGAGAAATACCCTGTTGGCGGTCGCATCACCGGGAAGGTGGTCAACCTCGTACAGTATGGTGCTTTCATCGAAATCGAAGAGGGCGTCGAAGGTTTGGTGCACGTCACCGAAATGTCCTGGACCAAACGCATCAACAAACCGAGTGAGGTTCTCAAGATCGGGGAAGAAGTCGATGCCGTGGTACTGGGAATCCAGAAGGACGAGCAGAAAATTTCACTCGGACTGCGTCAGCTTGAGGAAAATCCCTGGGATATGGCCCGTCACAACTACCCAGTGGGCGCCCGTGTTCGGGGTCAGGTACGCAACCTCACTTCCTACGGTGCGTTTGTGGAGCTTGAAGAGGGCATCGACGGCATGGTGCACGTCTCAGACATGAGCTGGACGCGAAAGATCAACCACCCGAGCGAAATGCTCAAGAAGGGTGATGAAGTCGACGCGATTGTGCTCGATGTGGATGCTGCCAACCAGCGCATCTCCCTGGGCATGAAGCAGGTGACTGACGATCCGTGGCTCTCCATCGAGAAGTACTTCAAGATGGGCGATGTGGTCGAAGGCCAGATCACCAAGATCACGTCCTATGGATTCTTCGTGCAACTGTCGCACGATATCGATGGTCTCGTGCACATCAGCCAGATCAGCGAGGATCGCATCGAGAAGATCAAGGAACACCACAATGTTGGCGACACCGTCAACGCGCGTGTGATCAAGATCGACCGCGATGATCGTCGCATCGGCCTGAGCATTAAGGCTGCGAACTATGATTCGGATCAACTGGCTGCAGAAGCGGCGGCCTATGATTCTCTCAAGGGCGACAGCGAACTTGCAAGCCTGGGCGACATCATGGACGAACTCGACAAGTAA
- the hisG gene encoding ATP phosphoribosyltransferase yields the protein MSLGSEQIKIGFPKGSLEDATIRLFGKAGYRVTKSSRSYRPSIDDPELDGRFIRAQEISRYVEKGFFDCGLTGQDWIRENNSDIVDVCGLVYSKASSVESRWIIAVPEQSDIRTLQDLNGKTIATELVNSTRKYLEDHGVQADVEFSWGATEVKVPELVDAIVDITETGNSLRANKLRILETMFTTHTRFIANKAAWEHPAKRRKIENLALLLQAALEAEDKVGLKLNVERTSLDRVLQDLPALKNPTISPLADDSWVAIEAIVNEKVVREIIPILREHGAQGIVEYPLNKVVL from the coding sequence ATGAGTTTAGGCTCCGAGCAGATAAAAATTGGTTTTCCCAAGGGAAGTCTGGAAGACGCGACCATTCGGCTCTTTGGCAAGGCCGGATACCGTGTGACCAAGAGTTCCCGCTCCTATCGCCCGTCGATTGACGACCCGGAACTGGACGGACGCTTCATCCGGGCGCAGGAGATCAGCCGTTATGTTGAAAAAGGGTTTTTTGACTGCGGGCTGACGGGGCAGGACTGGATTCGCGAAAACAACTCGGACATCGTTGATGTCTGTGGCCTGGTTTACAGCAAGGCGAGTTCGGTGGAATCGCGCTGGATCATCGCTGTGCCGGAGCAGTCCGACATTCGCACCCTGCAGGATCTCAACGGAAAAACCATTGCCACGGAGCTGGTCAACTCCACGCGCAAGTATCTGGAGGATCACGGCGTGCAGGCGGATGTGGAATTTTCCTGGGGTGCAACTGAAGTCAAGGTGCCCGAACTCGTGGATGCCATTGTCGACATTACTGAGACGGGCAATTCCCTACGCGCGAACAAGCTGCGCATTCTCGAAACCATGTTCACTACGCACACGCGCTTTATTGCAAACAAGGCAGCGTGGGAGCATCCGGCAAAGCGGCGCAAGATCGAAAACCTTGCGCTCCTGCTGCAGGCGGCACTGGAGGCCGAGGACAAGGTGGGACTCAAGCTCAACGTTGAGCGCACGAGCCTTGATCGGGTGCTGCAGGATCTGCCCGCCCTCAAGAATCCGACGATTTCTCCGCTTGCCGACGACAGCTGGGTCGCGATCGAGGCCATCGTCAATGAGAAGGTGGTGCGTGAGATCATTCCGATTCTGCGCGAGCATGGTGCCCAGGGCATTGTCGAGTATCCGCTCAACAAGGTGGTGCTCTGA
- a CDS encoding response regulator transcription factor, with protein MTSASKPLILIVEDDKALANLTAEHLELAGMKTQVFFRAGNVQKFLENSFANLMLLDVNLPDGSGFSLLEELRKSGFDLPVIFFTGNDSEVQKVRGLETGADDYVTKPFSFPELVARINAVLRRAETSRDNQVTPTSKISEKPFEFCGAEINTQRLEITFPDGVTEPLGRKEFGIMAYLFANQGTILTRKNLIHAVWGIHADVKSRSLDQYIVKIRDAFNRHGIKLDSFRTIHGVGYIYDPSEVTTD; from the coding sequence ATGACATCAGCATCCAAACCGCTCATTCTGATTGTCGAGGACGATAAGGCACTGGCGAACCTCACCGCCGAGCATCTGGAACTGGCCGGAATGAAGACACAGGTCTTTTTCCGTGCTGGCAATGTTCAGAAATTTCTCGAAAACAGCTTTGCCAACCTCATGTTGCTCGACGTGAACCTGCCAGACGGCAGTGGATTCTCACTTCTGGAGGAACTGCGAAAGAGTGGGTTTGACCTGCCCGTGATTTTTTTCACCGGCAATGATTCCGAAGTGCAGAAGGTGCGTGGCCTCGAGACCGGAGCAGATGACTACGTGACCAAGCCTTTCTCGTTTCCAGAACTGGTAGCCCGCATCAACGCGGTACTGCGGCGTGCCGAAACCTCACGGGATAACCAGGTCACACCGACGTCCAAGATTTCGGAAAAACCGTTTGAGTTCTGCGGCGCGGAGATCAATACCCAGCGGCTCGAAATTACCTTCCCCGATGGAGTGACCGAACCCCTTGGTCGCAAGGAGTTTGGCATCATGGCCTACCTCTTTGCAAATCAGGGCACCATCCTGACCCGCAAAAATCTCATCCATGCGGTCTGGGGCATTCACGCAGATGTCAAGAGTCGCTCACTCGACCAGTACATCGTGAAGATCCGGGATGCGTTCAATCGCCACGGCATCAAGCTCGATTCCTTCCGAACGATCCACGGTGTCGGCTACATCTATGACCCGAGTGAGGTGACGACGGATTGA
- a CDS encoding MYG1 family protein: MSLPSSIHTIVTHPGGAHKDELLACALLLQAHPVEILRRDPTPEELHDPQVAVVDIGYVHDPARSNFDHHQFPRDHTPTCSLSLVLQALDLYEDAHRFCDWLETLEWFDSKGAIATARWLGIDPEVSRKLHSPLDVTLLNWFASGERWKPGDALWETLRRTGSDLVRYLKTLHDRLQFIAAHHEIWEFPHDAAESTLRMIFLPRTDPLPDDPSLGLARFMDEHSLRLHGLIYPDRRGPGYGLSRYQDDPLLDFSRITDAPDVHFAHARGFLAKTHVTDTQRLRELVAASIVAD; this comes from the coding sequence ATGAGTCTGCCATCATCCATCCACACCATCGTCACCCACCCCGGTGGTGCCCACAAAGATGAACTGCTGGCCTGCGCACTACTGCTGCAGGCACACCCAGTCGAGATCTTGAGGAGGGATCCTACACCCGAAGAATTGCACGATCCCCAGGTTGCAGTGGTCGATATCGGATATGTGCATGACCCCGCTCGCTCAAATTTCGACCACCATCAGTTCCCCAGAGATCACACCCCGACCTGCTCGCTCTCTCTCGTGCTGCAAGCGCTTGACCTCTATGAAGATGCACATCGCTTTTGCGACTGGCTCGAAACGCTCGAATGGTTCGACAGCAAAGGTGCAATTGCGACTGCGCGATGGCTGGGTATCGACCCCGAAGTATCGCGAAAGCTCCACTCTCCGCTCGATGTCACCCTGCTGAACTGGTTCGCATCTGGCGAACGCTGGAAGCCCGGAGATGCGTTGTGGGAGACCCTGCGACGCACGGGCTCCGATCTGGTTCGCTACCTGAAAACCCTGCACGACCGGCTGCAGTTCATTGCAGCGCACCATGAGATTTGGGAATTTCCGCACGATGCAGCAGAAAGCACATTGCGCATGATCTTTCTGCCACGTACCGATCCCCTTCCCGACGACCCCAGCCTCGGGCTTGCCCGCTTCATGGATGAACACAGCCTGCGCCTGCACGGCCTCATCTATCCGGATCGTCGCGGCCCCGGCTACGGACTCTCCCGATATCAGGACGATCCACTGCTCGATTTTTCCCGCATCACCGATGCTCCCGATGTTCACTTTGCGCACGCCCGTGGTTTTCTTGCAAAAACCCACGTCACCGATACGCAGCGTCTGCGCGAACTTGTTGCCGCAAGCATTGTCGCAGACTGA
- a CDS encoding rhodanese-like domain-containing protein, producing MVADGVSIWLLIPAVAVVYVLLANLGRVRTADARRMIAEGATLLDVRSPEEVKGDGIEGAINVPVQLVGPGIRESLVNPEQPILCFCLSGSRSSTAVGRLKRLGFRAYNVGGVGRMRRLLETS from the coding sequence ATGGTTGCAGACGGAGTATCGATTTGGTTGCTGATTCCCGCAGTTGCAGTGGTGTATGTGCTGCTTGCCAATCTGGGGCGGGTACGGACAGCGGATGCCCGGCGCATGATCGCTGAGGGGGCAACCCTGCTGGATGTGCGCAGCCCCGAGGAGGTCAAGGGGGACGGAATTGAAGGGGCCATCAACGTTCCGGTACAGCTTGTGGGGCCGGGAATCCGGGAATCGCTTGTAAACCCGGAGCAACCCATTCTCTGTTTTTGTCTGAGCGGGTCGCGATCCAGCACGGCGGTCGGGCGGCTGAAACGTCTTGGCTTTCGGGCCTACAATGTAGGGGGAGTCGGGCGCATGCGACGCCTGCTGGAAACCTCCTGA
- a CDS encoding zinc ABC transporter substrate-binding protein: MKRYRILQFLCKMLCIACSSGGILSVSASGEEVLRVLVPIEPYRFVVEFIAEEAVEVESLVPAGMDPHHFSPTGKQVRFMASADLYFATGLPFEQQNGNKHLANSKALRIDLLEGLPLKESTYVCEHGHVHSHSHAGHDAHGHDLAAEAMDPHVWTSPILMSMQVDRILETLVAQRPGAEALFRERALALKTELQVLDAQFQDLREQTGPLRLLVYHPAWSYFCEAYGWQQVSVEREGKALQARELVRLLQSIDEGYFPVLLIQPQIQARMPQQFATEAGLAVEVVDPLAYDYLDAMRHLYEVLVSSTEHGL; encoded by the coding sequence ATGAAACGATATCGCATCCTTCAATTTCTTTGCAAAATGTTGTGCATTGCCTGTTCATCGGGAGGCATTCTTTCGGTGAGTGCTTCGGGTGAAGAAGTGCTGCGCGTGCTGGTTCCGATCGAACCCTATCGGTTCGTCGTCGAATTCATTGCCGAAGAAGCCGTTGAAGTGGAGTCCCTGGTTCCGGCGGGCATGGATCCCCATCATTTTTCGCCGACGGGTAAACAGGTTCGCTTCATGGCTTCGGCAGATCTCTATTTTGCCACCGGCCTGCCGTTTGAGCAGCAAAATGGAAACAAGCACCTGGCCAACAGTAAAGCACTCCGGATTGATTTGCTGGAGGGACTTCCATTGAAGGAATCCACCTATGTCTGTGAGCATGGACATGTGCACTCCCATTCCCATGCCGGGCACGATGCACACGGACATGATCTTGCTGCAGAAGCCATGGACCCGCATGTCTGGACCTCTCCGATTCTGATGTCAATGCAGGTGGATCGCATTCTGGAAACCCTTGTTGCCCAACGACCCGGCGCAGAAGCATTGTTTCGCGAACGTGCGCTTGCGCTGAAGACAGAGTTGCAGGTGCTCGATGCGCAGTTTCAGGACCTGCGGGAGCAAACAGGACCCCTTCGACTGCTGGTCTACCATCCGGCCTGGTCCTATTTTTGCGAGGCCTATGGGTGGCAGCAGGTATCGGTGGAGCGTGAAGGCAAGGCCCTGCAGGCACGTGAGCTGGTGCGGCTGCTTCAGTCCATTGACGAGGGCTATTTTCCAGTCCTGTTGATTCAGCCTCAGATCCAGGCACGCATGCCCCAACAATTTGCAACTGAGGCGGGGTTGGCGGTTGAGGTTGTGGATCCGTTGGCCTATGATTATCTCGATGCCATGCGGCATCTGTACGAGGTGCTGGTTTCATCGACAGAGCATGGATTGTAG
- a CDS encoding ABC transporter ATP-binding protein, with the protein MCPAISNSQPVVTVRDVCFSYRRREILHNVNLEIPAGSMTAIVGPNGGGKTTLLHLMLGLLQPDRGQIALLGCDPVLRRSEVGYVPQKLDLDRNFPVNALEVVRMGFLAPKRRWAWGQSLRKRALELLVSTGAEHLAQQAFSELSGGERQRVLIARALASDPSLLLLDEPTANVDPRSEHEIYELFRELNQRIPIVFVSHNLNVVSQNVSHVICVNRTAAMHAIDDVLESTFTELYGGKLALIHHGNHCHVNDPSHALSQPHGSHEGCKHDSDSHHHSDS; encoded by the coding sequence ATGTGCCCAGCGATTTCCAATTCTCAGCCCGTTGTCACTGTCCGGGACGTCTGCTTCTCCTACCGCAGGCGGGAAATCCTGCACAACGTGAATCTGGAAATCCCTGCAGGTTCGATGACTGCGATTGTGGGACCCAACGGCGGCGGCAAAACCACACTGCTGCACCTCATGCTGGGGCTGTTGCAGCCCGACCGGGGACAAATCGCCCTGCTGGGTTGCGATCCTGTGCTACGGCGCAGCGAAGTGGGGTATGTGCCCCAGAAACTGGACCTGGACCGCAATTTCCCAGTCAACGCACTGGAAGTCGTGCGCATGGGCTTTCTCGCCCCCAAGCGACGCTGGGCCTGGGGTCAATCCCTGCGAAAGCGTGCACTGGAACTGCTCGTGAGCACGGGCGCTGAGCACCTTGCGCAGCAGGCGTTCAGCGAACTGTCGGGAGGAGAACGCCAGCGCGTGCTCATCGCGCGGGCGCTGGCCAGTGACCCCAGCTTACTGCTACTGGATGAACCCACCGCCAACGTGGACCCACGCTCGGAGCATGAGATTTACGAACTGTTTCGGGAATTGAATCAGCGCATCCCCATCGTCTTCGTTTCACACAACCTGAACGTGGTTTCGCAAAACGTCAGCCATGTCATCTGCGTCAATCGCACGGCTGCCATGCATGCCATCGATGACGTGCTGGAGAGCACCTTCACCGAACTGTATGGCGGCAAACTGGCCCTCATCCATCATGGCAACCATTGCCATGTGAACGACCCCTCACACGCGCTGAGTCAACCCCACGGTTCGCATGAGGGGTGCAAGCACGATTCCGACTCGCATCATCACTCTGACTCATGA
- a CDS encoding metal ABC transporter permease produces the protein MIFLNDLLEFRFLQHAVLAALLCSVICGIMGSFVVIRRSTYAVGAISHCALGGIGFSRYLQVVHGIEWMTPMLGALLAALLAGGIASAVRARATEREDTLLSAMWALGMALGITFMTLTPGYAQDLMGYLFGDILLVSTGDLWIMAGLTLLILGYIAWSYDRLVAVSFNTTLAELRGTHSARMDVLFTLATALTVVVLVRLVGIVLVIALLTLPAATASRLSTSLPRMMLLAVGISASTLVLGLWISYAWNLPAGATMIELAALVYVAALLKRR, from the coding sequence ATGATCTTCCTGAACGATCTGCTCGAATTCCGCTTCCTGCAGCATGCCGTGCTTGCCGCATTGCTGTGCTCGGTGATCTGCGGCATCATGGGTTCCTTTGTGGTGATCCGTCGATCCACCTATGCGGTGGGTGCGATTTCGCACTGCGCCCTCGGCGGCATCGGATTCTCCCGTTACCTTCAGGTGGTGCACGGGATTGAGTGGATGACACCGATGCTCGGGGCTCTGCTCGCCGCTTTGCTGGCGGGTGGAATTGCCAGTGCCGTGCGCGCGAGGGCCACTGAGCGCGAAGACACCCTGCTCAGCGCCATGTGGGCACTTGGCATGGCACTTGGAATCACGTTCATGACCCTCACACCCGGATATGCGCAGGACCTGATGGGTTATCTGTTTGGAGACATTCTGCTGGTTTCCACGGGAGATCTATGGATCATGGCGGGACTGACTTTGCTCATTTTGGGCTACATTGCATGGAGTTATGACCGTCTGGTTGCCGTCAGTTTCAATACCACACTCGCAGAACTGAGGGGTACGCATTCCGCACGCATGGATGTGCTCTTCACGCTCGCAACCGCATTGACCGTCGTGGTGTTGGTGCGACTTGTGGGCATCGTTCTGGTCATTGCACTGCTCACCCTGCCCGCCGCAACCGCAAGCCGCCTGAGCACCAGCTTGCCGCGAATGATGTTGCTGGCAGTGGGGATCAGTGCCAGCACTCTGGTACTCGGCCTCTGGATTTCGTATGCGTGGAACCTTCCCGCCGGAGCCACCATGATCGAACTCGCCGCGCTGGTCTACGTCGCCGCACTGCTGAAACGCCGCTGA